A single region of the Pseudorhodoplanes sp. genome encodes:
- a CDS encoding integrase has protein sequence MAVLNLTEARIRDLALGSGIWRDEQAKGLMVICHATTKTYAVQGDVRRNGRHVRTVRVKIDRVDRIGLREARNRAREIMSTIQSGVDPTARQGETGITLAQALEAHLSEKPYREATSTSYRYHVDYYMKRLRNRAVADISRADVRTMYEDLRSQRGQTTATGCMRTLRALINTAMRMDETLTANPVRALRIPMPKRREVEPIDLAAWWTETEKLTPQRRDLHRAFLLTGARRSSLLQVRREDVDLEKRILTFRHMKTGGQMLFPMGEFLTAMLRARLEADVPLNNPWLWASLSGAGHTTEPKQQRHDLPSPHEYRHHARTLFIAAGAPYAESALLLGQRLPGASGGYVHAEHLVEHLRPHAQALENKILASRKSPARPLKLVGACDAA, from the coding sequence ATGGCTGTCCTGAACCTCACCGAGGCACGCATCCGTGACCTCGCACTCGGCTCTGGCATTTGGCGTGACGAACAGGCGAAGGGCCTGATGGTCATCTGCCATGCCACGACGAAGACCTACGCGGTGCAAGGAGACGTTCGGCGCAATGGCCGTCACGTGCGCACGGTGCGGGTCAAGATCGATCGCGTCGATCGCATCGGGCTTCGCGAAGCTCGCAACCGCGCGCGAGAGATCATGAGCACGATCCAGTCCGGCGTCGATCCGACCGCGAGGCAGGGCGAGACCGGCATCACTCTCGCCCAAGCGCTTGAGGCTCATCTCAGCGAGAAGCCGTACCGCGAGGCGACAAGCACGAGCTACCGATACCACGTGGACTATTACATGAAGCGGCTGCGGAACCGGGCCGTGGCCGACATCAGCCGCGCCGATGTCAGGACGATGTATGAGGACTTAAGAAGCCAGCGTGGGCAGACGACGGCAACCGGCTGCATGAGGACACTACGCGCGCTCATCAACACGGCGATGCGGATGGACGAGACGCTCACGGCCAACCCGGTCCGCGCGCTACGCATCCCCATGCCGAAGCGGCGCGAGGTCGAGCCGATCGACCTCGCGGCGTGGTGGACCGAAACGGAGAAGCTCACGCCGCAGAGGCGGGACCTGCACCGCGCATTCCTGCTCACGGGCGCCAGGCGGTCGTCGCTGCTTCAGGTCCGGCGCGAAGACGTGGACCTCGAAAAGCGCATCCTTACGTTCCGGCACATGAAGACCGGCGGCCAGATGCTGTTTCCGATGGGCGAGTTCCTCACGGCGATGCTCAGGGCACGCCTCGAAGCCGATGTCCCGCTGAACAATCCCTGGCTTTGGGCATCGCTGAGCGGCGCGGGCCATACCACCGAGCCGAAGCAGCAACGGCACGACCTGCCGAGTCCTCACGAATATCGCCATCACGCCCGTACGCTGTTCATCGCGGCCGGCGCGCCCTACGCCGAGAGCGCGCTTCTCTTGGGCCAGCGGCTTCCCGGCGCGTCCGGCGGATACGTCCACGCCGAGCACCTGGTCGAACATCTGAGGCCGCACGCGCAGGCGCTGGAGAACAAGATACTGGCGTCACGCAAGTCACCGGCCCGGCCGCTGAAGCTGGTGGGAGCGTGCGATGCCGCGTAA
- a CDS encoding helix-turn-helix domain-containing protein gives MPRKWVCREKAHSPVPVQRERPAKKRGRVTIEDVEALVRWLLDTHRYTPWFDTEAAASYLRREPGTLKGWRSKGEGPRFHIVNRQYIRYHLDDLDAFVRGGRRQKFFKVPSRVVQDQ, from the coding sequence ATGCCGCGTAAGTGGGTCTGCCGCGAGAAGGCCCATTCGCCGGTGCCGGTGCAAAGGGAACGGCCGGCGAAGAAGCGGGGGCGCGTTACCATTGAGGATGTGGAGGCCCTCGTCCGTTGGCTTCTCGATACGCACCGCTATACGCCCTGGTTCGACACCGAGGCGGCAGCTTCATATCTCAGGCGCGAGCCAGGAACGCTGAAGGGCTGGCGGTCGAAAGGCGAAGGCCCGCGCTTCCACATCGTCAATCGCCAGTACATCCGCTACCACCTCGACGACCTCGACGCCTTTGTGCGCGGCGGCAGGCGACAAAAATTTTTCAAGGTGCCAAGTCGCGTCGTGCAAGATCAATAA